The DNA region CCAGCCGCCGGGATCGGCCGACGGCGGCGCTTCCTTGTACGTGTTGAACCGCGAGAAATCCATGCGCCACTCGTCGCCGTCGCGCGGCGGGAGGGCGCGGCGGTCGGGCATCGCGAGCGGCTCGAGCGACGCCCAGGGAATGCGGAGCTCGACGGTCCAGCCGCGGTCGCGGTCGCGGGGATCGTTGATCGTGCCGTCCACGTGCACGGCCGTCTCCAGCCCCGGCATGTCCCAGTTCCAGTAACCGATGCGCGGGCCCCTCGGATGGTTCTTCAGGCCGACGCCGTTGAAGGGCCTGACGCCGGGGCGGCCGCGTTCGAACTCGGGGCGACTCGCGTAGCCCGACGACTCGAACGCGCGCTCCCAGATGAAGAAGACCTCGTAGATGGTCCCGTACGCGTTGATCTCGAACTCGTAGTACGCGTCGCGACCCGCGATGAAGAGCTCCACGTCGTTGTTCGTGTAGATCAGTGAGTCACGCGTGGTGAGCGTCGCCTCGACGAACGGCTCCTCCACCCAGTAGCCGACGTACAGGTACTGGTCGTCCCACAGGACGGCGGCTCGCGTGTCGTGGATGCCCGGCGCGCCGCCCACGAGGTGCGCGAACCGCGGCGACCTTTCCGCAGCCTGCCAGTCGCGCTCGTCCAGCCGGCCGTCGATGACCAGCGGCCCGGTGGCGCGCCTGGCCGTGTACTCGGCAATCCGGTCCTCGGGCCACGGGAAGGGCCACGGCTGCGCGTGCGTCGCCATCGGCACGCATGCTAGCAGGGCAGCCCAGGGGACCAGGGACCAGGGACGGGTCACAAGGGAGGCGAGGGACAAGGGAGGAGGATAGAACGGGGAGGAGGGGACGAGGAAGGCAGGGTGTGACATGCCCGGCCGCACGTCTCATCCCCGTATCGGCCGTACGCGCCAGCGGCCCCAGGCGACCACCAGGATCATGGCGAGCAGCACCGTTGTCGTCACCGACGATTGGTACTCGCCGCGCGCGACGTGCGTGACGGTGGCGCCAATCATGATCGGCACCAGGCCGGCCGCGGCCAGGGGCACGAGCCAGGGGGCGATGCGCGTCACCCCCGGGACGATGAGCCCGATACCGGCGGCGACCTCAGCCACGCCCAGGAAGTACCGGAACGGACGCCAGAGCGACGCATCCATCAGCACCGCGAGCTCGGGCGAGGGGAACAGGAACATCAGGCCGTGCGCGAGGAACGCCGCGGCGAGGAGGATCTGGAGCGCCCACAGGAGCACGTTCATGGCCATTGGACAGCGGCCCGCCCCGGAAGTCATCGCCGGCGCTGGCCGCCACTCCGTCGGTCGTCGGTCGCGTCACTCCCGGGCGTTCTTCTCATCCCTTGTCCCGACCCTTCCGTGTCCCTCGTCCCTTGTCCCTTGTCCCTCGTCCCTTGGGCACTCGTCCCTTGTCCCTTGTCCCCCTCGTCACTTGCGTACTCGTCCCTTGTCCCTCGATCACCCTGTGCTAGCGTTTCCCGCCATGTCCCTGCTCGGATCCCGGGTGATTCCCGCCCTCCTCGCCGTGGCCGGCTCGGCTGCCGTGCTCGTGGCCGCCGGCCCCGAACCCATCGACCATGCGGTCAACGCCCGCATCAGGGCCGAGGCCCGCGATCGTTCGCAGATCATGCAGACCCTGCACGTCCTCACCGACGTGTACGGCCCGCGCCTCACCGGCTCGCCCAACCACAAGGCTGCCGCCGAGTGGACCATCGCCGAGATGAAGCGGTGGGGATTCGACGCCGGTCGCCTCGAGGAATGGGACTTCGGCCACCCGGGCTGGCTCAACGAGCGGCTCACCGCGCACGTCATCGCGCCAGTGAAGGACGCGCTGGTTGCCGAGGCGCTTGCCTGGACCAACGGCACGAACGGTCCGGTCAAGGCACAGGTGGCCCATCTGGTGCTGCCCGAACGGCCGACCCAGGCGACGCTCACGGCCTTCCTCGCCGACAAGGCCGCCGCCGTGGCCAACCGCATCGTGATGGTGGGCGCGGTCACACAGGTGCCGGTGAACTTCTCGCCGGCGCCGCTGCGCCGCGACTACGACGACCTGGCGGCGATGTTCGACCCGGTCAACCCGCGCGCGCCCCAGTTCCCGGGCGGCCCGGCGGCGGGTCCCGGCCGCGGGCCGCAGGCCCCCGACCCGTCGCGCCTCACGCCCCGGCAGGTCGCCGAGCAGGTGGACGCGTTCCTGGTGGCCAACAAGGCCCTGGTCCGGATCAACGACGGCGGCCGCGATCACGGGCAGATCCGCGCCTTCAACAACCCGAGCTTCGACGGCGCGAAGACGGTGCCGACGATCATCCTGCGCAACGAGGACTTCGGCCGGCTCGCGCGGCTGATCGCCGCCGGCCGCACGGTCGAGCTCGAGGTCGACGTCGTCAATCGCTGGTATCCCGAGGGACGCACCTCCTACAACGCCATCGCCGAGATCACGGGCACCGACAAGGCGCAGGAAGTGGTGATGCTCGGCGGTCACCTCGACTCCTGGCACGCCGCGACCGGCGCCACCGACAACGCCGTCGGCGTTGCCGTGATGATGGAGGCGGCGCGCATCCTGAAGGCGATTGGCGTCAAGCCGCGCCGCACGATTCGCGTCGCGCTGTGGGGTGGCGAGGAGCAGGGCCTGCTCGGCTCGAAGGCCTACGTGGCGAAGCACTTCGGCACGGCGGAGAGCCCGCTGCCCGAGTACGCGACCTTTGCCGGGTACCTCAACGTCGACTCCGGCACGGGGCGCGTCCGCGGCGCCACGGTGTTCGGGCCCGACGAGGCCGCGCGCATCCTGCGCGAGATCTTCGCGCCCTTCGAGGACCTCGGGTTCGTCGGCGCGACGGCCACCAGGAGCCGTCGCACGGGCGGCACCGACAGCACGTCGTTCAACGCGGCGGGCCTGCCGGGCATCGGCCTGATGCAGGACCCCATCGAGTACGGGTCGTACACCTGGCACACCAACCTCGACACGTACGAGCGCGTGGTCGAGGCCGACGTGAAGAAGAGCGCGGCGATGATCGCCTCGGCGCTCTACCACCTGGCGATGCGCGACGAGATGCTGCCGCGCTTCACGAAAGCGGAGATGCCCGAACCGCCGCCGGCGCCCGGCGCGACACCTGCTCCGACCGCCTCGCCTGCGGCGACGCGGCCTTAGCCACCTGCACGACCAACGGCGGGGTGGGACACCCCGCCCTACCCTTGGGCCTCGCTGCGGATCTCCCACTCGGTGGAGCCCGCCGTGAGCAGGACCAGTCCGATTCCGGCGACCGTGCCGGTCGCGAGCAGCCGCATCAGCAGGACGGTCATCCCGAACAGCAGGTCCTGCTGGTCGCGCGCGACCGCCGCCAGCTCCATCTCCGCCAGCGTCGTCACGGGCACGTCGGGGATGCGGTCCGGCCGTCGCACCATGCGGCCGGCCATCTCCACGACCGGCTGGTCGAAGGTCTGTCGCTCCGACCCCCGCGACCCGAAGCGGCGGGTCGACCACGTGCCGTAGGAGAGGGCGACCGACAGGATCAACAGGCCGAGGAGCACGCGGGTCCGGACCCGGCCGCGGAACGCCGCCGACGAGAATCGAGAAGCCACACCCGTGTATCGGCTCGCCGGGACGCCGGCGCCAGTCGTGCGATCCTCGACGCGTGGACCTGCCGTCGGCCATCGTCACGCTCTTCCTGGTCATGGATCCGCTCGGGAACGTGCCGCTGTTCCTGGCCGTGCTCAAGGGCGTGCCCCCGGAGCGGCGGCAGCGGGTGCTCGTGCGCGAGCTGCTGATCGCCTACGTCGTGCTCGTCCTGTTCCTGCTGATGGGCGGCGCCTTCCTGCGGTTCCTCGGCCTCGGGCAGGAGGCCGTCAGCGTCGCCGGCGGCATCGTGCTGTTCCTCATCGCGCTCCGGATGATTTTTCCGGACCACGGGTCGCTGACCGAGGGCGGTCCGGAGGGCGAGCCCTTCGTCGTTCCCCTCGCGATCCCGCTGGTGGCCGGGCCGTCGACGCTCGCCACGCTGCTCCTGCTCGACCGGTCCGCGCCCGGAGCGACCCTGTCGCTGCTCGTCGTCGTGTCGGTGGCCTGGGCACTGAGTGGCGCCATCCTGCTCTCCTCGACGTTCTTCTATCGGGTGCTCGGCCAGCGTGGCCTCATCGCGATGGAGCGGCTCATGGGCATGCTGCTCGTGATGGTGTCGGTGCAGATGCTCATGGACGGCATCGCGACCTTCCTCCGCCAGCAGTGACGCGACAGTCGCGGTGGCTGTGTACAATCGGCCCCATCGCGCGCAACGGGCGCGCCAGGGCGGGGGAGTCCGACATGCGCAAGACGATGAACTACGTGTGGATGGGAGTGGTGGCGGTGCTGGCCCTCTCTCCGGCGGCCAGGGCCTTCCCGCGGGCGCAGCAGCAGGAGGTGGCCTCCACCGGCAAGGCCGCGGCCTTCGTGGGCAGCGACCTGTTCCGCTCCTACTGCGCGACCTGCCACGGCGAGGCGGCCAAGGGCGATGGTCCTCTCGCCTCGATGCTGAAGAAGCGGCCGGCCGACCTGACGATGTTCAGCAAGAACAACGGCGGCACGTTCCCCGCCGAGCTCGTCGGCCGGATCATCGACGGCCGCAAGCAGGTGGACGGTCACGGCGGCAAGGACATGCCGGTGTGGGGCGACGCCTTCAAGGAGGCCGGCGGCGGCTCGGACGAGGCGGCTATCAAGGCGCGCATCGACGCGCTCGTCCGCTACCTGGAGACGATTCAGGTCAAGTGACGTCGTGAGCGGCGCGGTGGGACACCGCGCCCTACCCTCGCGACCCTCACGGCAATTCGCGGACGCGGATCAGGCGGAACTCGACGGGCGAGCCCTCGGCCTCGAGGCACAGGAAACCCGACCGGGGTTCTGCGCCGCGTCCGCCCGAGACTTCTTCGCCGTTCACCCACAGCCGGATTTCGCCGTTGATGCCGCGGACGTAGTAGTGGTTCCACTCGCCGACGCCGTTGCTGCGCTCGGCGCGCGGGAAACTGCGCGACCCGTCGGGTGACAGGGGCGCGAACGGCTGCAGCTTCGAGTTGCCGACGGCGAAGATGTCGCCGTTGGTGGTGAACCACCCATCCGGCTTGCCGCCGCTCGTCTCCTTGAACCACTGCCGGTAGCCGTGATCGAGCATCTGCACCTCGATGCCCCACTTGGGCAGTTGGTCGGGCGGCAGGCCGTCGAGCGCCTTCATCGGCACCCACGCGAACACGCCGGAGTTGCCCGCCGACTTGAGGTGCCGCCACTCCACGACGAGCTCGAAGTTGAGGAACTCGTCGCGCGTGCGCATGACGCCGATCGGCACGCCCGTCGACTTGAGCAGCGTGCCCTCCCACTTCCACGTGTCCGGGTAGCCGTTCACCGGCGCGAAGTCGGCCGGCCCGAGCGTCCTCCACCCCGGTCCCGTGCCGTCGATGTACGCCTTGTGCGTTTCCGCAGCGCCCTGGCCCGAGGCGACGACCGGCAACCCGCACGTCACCGCAATTGCGGCGACGACCACCCAGCTGTGCATGCGCATGCGGCGGAGTGTAACGCCTTTGACGTCTGACGTCTGACGTCTGACGTCTAACGTCTGACGCTTGACGCTTGACGCTTAACGACTAATCGGAACTCCAGCCCGTTACATGTCGCGATAGCGCTTGGCGGCCGCGAGGTCGCGGCGCAGCTCCTCCGCGGTACGGCGCGGACCGTACCCGGGCGTGTCGCGCTGGATGCGCCAGCCCTCGGCCAGCGGGCCGGCATCGACGACGTCGAAGCCGATCTGGTCGATGAACTGCGCCACGCGCGCCCTGGCCTCCGGATCGTCGCCGGCAATCACCAGCGCGCGGCGGCCTGCCGTGCCGGCGGCCTGCGCGTGCTCGGTCAGGTGCGATGCCTGGATGTGGTTGAAGGCCTTCACGACCCGGGACGACGGCAGGTGGGCCTGCAGCAACTCCGCGGTGGTCGTCGACTCGTCGTCGAGCGCGGCGATGTGGCCGTCGCGCTGCGGGTAGTAGTTGTTGGTGTCCACCACGATCTTGCCGGCCAGCGGGGCGACCGGGACGCTGCGGTAGTGCTTCAGCGGGATCGTCACGACCACGAGATCGCCGGCGTGCGCCGCATCCTCGGGCGTGCCTGCCCGGGCGCGCGGCCCGAGCTCCTCGACGAGGTCGCGCAGGCTCTCGGGTCCGCGCGAGTTGCTCAGCACGACGTCGTGCCCGTGCGCGACCGCGAGGCGCGCGAGCTGGCTGCCGATGTGTCCTGCTCCAATCAAGCCGATGGTCACCTGAGTGCTCCTGGTCTGTCGTCCTGGATGGCGTGCACCTCTTTGACGCCCGGCCTCTCCTGCCGAGATGCGTCCGGCGAGCCTGGCGCCGCTGCCGGCTCTCCGCTGCCCGGCCCCCGCTGCCCGGCCCCCGGTGCCCGGTGCCCGGTGCCCGGTGTGCCTGAGTATCATCCTGCCCATGACGCGCGTCGCCCGCCTCGTGCTGCTGCTCCTGCTGGCGCGATGGTCCTGGCTGTTCCTCGTGTGGCCGATGCGCCAGGACGTCATCGGCGCGTCGTTCCTGCACCTGGTGAGCCTGCCGTTCCACGAGGCCGGTCACGTCATCCTCGCCCCGTTCGGGCGCTTCGTGAGCGTCCTGGGGGGCAGCCTCTTCCAGGTGCTGGTGCCGGTCGCCTGCTGGATTGCCTTCTCGACCAGACATCCCGATCCCTGGGGACGCGTGGTGTCGGCCTGGTGGACCGGCCAGAACGCCTGTGACGTCGCGCTCTACGTCAACGATGCGCGGGCCCTCCGGCTGGTGCTGCTCGGTGGGCGCACGGGCGCGGAAGTCGAGGGGCACGACTGGGAGTACCTGCTCGGCCGGCTGGGCCTGCTCGCGCAGGATCATCGGCTCGCCTGGGTGCTGCACGCGCTCGGCGCCCTGCTCATGCTCCTGGCGCTGGCGTGGGGCGTGCGCCTGCTGCTGGCCGGCGACGAGGCAACCGATCCGTCGTGGTGACCGTTCACGCGTAAGATCCGGCCATCCGATGCTGCGCCGCGCGCTCGAACTCATCCCGCCGGCCCAACGCTGGTCCTGGGCCGCCCTGGCGCCGATGGCCTGCGTGGCCGCGGTCGTCGAGGGTGTCGGCGCTGGCGCTGCGCTCGCGCTCGGCACGGCGCTTGCCGAGCCTGGGCGCGCCGCGTCCCTCCCGCTGCTGTCGCGCTGGGCGCCGGCGGCCAGCGGCGACCCGCGCGACTCGATCCTCGCCATCACGTTGGCCGCAGTGGCCTTCTACCTGCTTCGCGCCGTCCTGCTGACTGCCTTCGCCTGGGCACAGGAGCGCATCGTGCACCGTACGGTGGCGAGCACGACGACGCGGCTGGTGCGTGCGTACCTGGCGGCGCCATACGCGTTCCACCTCGGGCGCAACTCGGCCGCCTTGATCCAGGCCGCGACGCAGTCGGCCGACAACGCCGTCGCCCTGGGCCTGGGGTCGCTCGTGAACCTGACGACCGAGGCCATCACCCTGACGGGGCTGGTGACCGTGCTGGCCGTGGCGGCGCCCGGTCCCACGCTCGGCGCCGTGGTCGTGATTGGCCTGCTGCTGCTCGCACCGCTCGGCCTGACGCGACACCTGGCGCCGCGACTGGGCGAGTCCGTCAGGCGCCTCAACGAGGACGTCCTGCGGCATGTGCAGCAGGCGCTCGCGATGTTCCGCGACGTCCGGGTCGCGGGCGCGGAGGCGCACTTCGTCGATGTCGTCGACCGCAACCGGCGCAGGCACGCGGTGCTCCGCGGCCGCACCGCGGCCCTCTCGACGGGCGTCCGCCTGTCGATCGAGACCATCCTCATCGTCGCGGTGCTCGTCGTGGTGGTGGTGGCCACGCGCGCCGGTGCCGAGGGCGGCAGCCTGGTCGGCCTGATGGCCCTGTACGCGTACGCGGGCTTCCGCATCGTGCCGGCGGCCAACCGCCTGTCGCTGAACTACTCGCTGCTGCAGGGCGCCCGGCCACACATCGCCATCGTGTGCAATGACCTGGCGCGCCTCGCGACGCCGGGCGAGACGCGCGCCGCGACAGACGACGCGCCGTTGCCGTTCACCGAGCGCATCGCGTTCGAGGACGTGGCCTACGCGTACGAGGGGGACCGGGGCGCGGCGTTGCAGGGCATCAGGCTCGACATCGTTCGCGGCGACTCGATCGGCATCGTCGGCTCGACCGGATCCGGCAAGAGCACGCTCGTCGACGTGCTCCTGGGCCTCCTGCCACCCTCGTCGGGGCGACTGCGGGTCGACGGCCGTGACGTGCGCGGGCACGAGCGCGCCTGGCAACGGCGAATCGGCTACGTGCCTCAGTCGGTCACGCTGATCGACGACACCCTGCGTCGCAACGTGGCGTTCGGCTTGCCCGACGGCCACATCGACGAGGCTCGCGTCCATGAGGTGTTGCGGCTCGCGCAGCTCGATGCCACCGTCGCAGGCCTGCCGTCCGGGCTCGACACCGTCGTGGGCGAGCGTGGCGCGCGGCTGTCGGGCGGCGAGCGACAGCGCGTCGCGATCGCGCGAGCGCTGTACCGGGATCCCGACGTCCTGATCCTCGACGAGGCGACGTCGGCCCTCGACAGCCAGACGGAGCAGGCCATCGTCGCGGCCATCGACCACCTGCGCGGCGTCAAGACGCTGGTGGTCGTCGCGCACCGCCTTTCCACGGTGCGTGGCTGCTCGCGGATCGTCGTGCTCGCGGAGGGCCGGGTCGTCGCCGAGGGCGCCTACGAGGCACTGCTCGAGACGTCGGACGCGTTCAAGTCCCTGGTCGCTGCGGCGACATCCTGAAGGCGGGCTGTTCGGCGCTCCCCTGCCGGGCCAGCTGCGCCGCGGCGGCTTCGCGAACGCCCGCCATGAAGCGCTCGAGCGCGAAGCGCGGTACGCGCGCCGCCAGCATCGCCCGCAACTCGTCCTGCGCCGCCTCGTCGTCCATCACCGCCAGGATCTTCGAGACGCCCTCCTCGACCGAGTGGTAGATCAGGCGCGGGTCGCCGCCGACGATTTCGGTCTGCCCACCGTCGTCGCGCACCCAGACGATGCAGCCGGCAGTGGCCATCTCCGCCGGCGCCATGCCGAAGTGCTCGTTCTCCATGGCGTGCAGTCCGTACCGGTTCTCGGCGATGAGGCGCTTGAGGTCCCGGTGCGGCATGTCGAGGTGCAGCGTGATCCAGTCGGCGCGCTCGCGGATGCGCGCCATGATGCGCTCGAAGTACGCGCCCGACGTCGGATTGCCGACGACGTGGAGGTGGACGTCGGGATGCACGCGGCGGACACCCTCGAGGACGTCGATGATGGTGTCGTGGTCCTTCTCCTCGGCGATCCTGCCGAGGCACACGAAGGCCTTGCGCCGGGCCGCCCAGGGGATGTCGGGGAAGCCGCCGGCCACCGGTGGGTACAGCGTTCGCGGATCGCCGCCATGGGTACGCCTGTATTGAGCGCCGGTCCAGTCCGAGTTGACCAGCGTGAGGTTCCGGTTGACGGCCTCGCTCGACACGTCGAAGAAGCGGTCGCAGATCCAGTAGTACGCCCGCAACACGCCGGGCAGGCCGTGGTACCAGCGCATGTCGACCTGCGGGCGCGGGCGCTGGTAGGCGGGGAAGTGGACGTACTGGATGCCCGCCCTGCCGAAGTCGACCTCGTTGTTGGCCGACACCACCAGGTCGTAGTGCGGCATCGCCCGCTTGGCCAGGCGCAGCAGGATCGACGACTTCAGCAGGCTCAGGGGCAGCGGGATGGCCTCGACGAGGCGCCGGATCCAGGTCGGTACCGACCGTGCCTCGAGGTCGAGCGAGGCCAGCGACGTGCCCCAGAACGTGTCGATGCCCCGCACGTCGAACGGGCGCCACGTGAAGACGGTGACGCGATGATCGCGCCGCAGCGCCTGCAGCATCCACGCGGCCAGGCCGTTGCCGCCGCCCGGCGGCTGGAGCGACGGCTGGATGAACAGCACGGACGTCGTGCCGGTCCGCCTGGCGTCGGGAGTGGCGCGTGTCGACTCGTCAGTCGTCATCGAGCAACTCGAACGCGACGCGCAAGGCGGCGCCTTCGACTCGTGCGCCGCGGATCTTGCGGGGGATCGGCAGGAACCCGTCGCCGCGCCTGGTGCGCCACACGCTGGTGTCCCACGCGAGATCGTCGAGCCGGGCGCGCACCGGGACACGGCCCCACGCGCCCGCGCTGGTTGGCATGAGCCCCGGGGGAACGGTGACGTAGAACCAGCCGCCCTTGCCCTCTATGCGCTGCAGGGGCGCGGTGAACGATCGACGACGCGGGGCGGGCATGTGGGCTGCGGCGTCAGGATACCCGCGACGGACGCGTGATGGCGGGCCACCCCCCTCTCGCCGGTCGCGCCTCGCGGCCGACAAGGAGCACGGCGCCATGCGCCCGACTCGCCTAGGCGAGCACCGTCGTCTCGCCGATGGCCCGCAGGGCGAGCCTGCCGGCCTCGGCCGACAGCATCTTCTCGGCCCGTTCGATCGGCTCGAGGAACGGCTCGCGGCTCAGGCGGAAGGACTGGTGGTGAACGGGGACGATCCGGCGCGCGCCCGCCGCGTCGGCCATGGCAATGGCCTGCTCGGGGGTGCAGTGGTGGCGAATCCACGGGTCGTACGCCCCGATGGGCATCACCGCCGCCTCGAACGGCCCGTGGGCGCGGTGGCTGCGGAACACGGGGGTGTCTGCCGTATCACCGCCGATCAGCAGGCGATGGCCCTCGCGCTCGACGATGAAGCCGGTGTAGCCGCGCCAGGTGTCGCGCTGCACCCGCGCGCCCCAGTGGCGCACCTCGATGGCACGGACCTGCGCATCGCCGCGGGGCGTGCGGACCCGCGTGGTCTCCGCCCAGCGAAGCTCCTGGACCGACGCCGTGTCGCGCGACGGGAGCAGGTCGGCCGTGCCGTGGGCCATGACGACCGCCGGCCGCCCCGGCACGGCGGCCAGCGACGGCCGGTCGAGATGGTCGAAGTGGGCGTGCGTCACCAGCAGCAGGTCGATGTCGGGCACCTCCGCGGGCGGCAGCGCACATTGCACGAGCCTGAGGGGCCCCAGGGTGCCGAGGCCGAGGCTCACGCCGATCCGCCGGAAGAAGACCGGGTCGGTCAGGATTCGCAGACCATAGAAGTTGATCAGGACGGTGGCGTGCCCGAGCCAGGCGAGCGTGACGGCGTTCTCGGCCCAGCCAGTCGGGGTGGGCGTGTGAGGGGCCGGCGGGATGGCGCGGCCCATCTCATCCCAGCGCTCGCGAAGGAACCGGGCTGACCAGGACGAGGACCAGTTGGCCCAGGCTGTGGCGCCGGCGCCGGCGGCGAGGCCTGAAGCGAGGAAGGTGCGGCGGCTGGGCATGATCTCCTTCAACTGACGCCATCGGAGGACGACGTGTTCCGCGGCCCGCTGTCCTCCCCGGCGGATCGGCGTGCCGTCAAGCGCAGGACATCGCGGGAATATGCTGATGACGCACTGGCCTGGCAATTGAATGGCTGTCGAGCGAGGAGTGTCAACGATGTCCAGGTCCTTGGTCACCTCGGCCCTCGTGATCGCCACGCTGGTGGCGTCACCCGCTCTCGCGCAGCGCCAGCGTCACCCAGGTGGCGGGGGCGGCGAAGGGGGATGGCAGCGCGGAGGCGCCCCGGCCCAGGAGCGCGGCGGACGTCCAGCACCCCCGCCTCAAGGGGGCGGCAACGCCCGCGGCGAGGCCCAGGGGCGTGGCGGCCGGCCCGGCGGGTACGAGCCGCCACGGCAGTACGCCGCACCGCCCCCTGAGTACCGGCAACCCCAGCAGCAATCCGGCTACCGTGGCAGCGGCGACACAGGGCGGTACGCGGTGCCGCGCGATCAGGCGTCAGGCAACCGCTACGGTGCGCCGGGGTACCCTGGCGGCCCTCGACCCGTCCCCCCATACCAGTCGCCCGGCTACGCCAACCGCGGCTACTCGGGCCGGTACGTCGATCCCGGCTACAACCGGGGCTACTACAACCCGGGCCGTTCGTACGCCGTGCCGCGCCCGGCGCCCCGCTACTACGCCTACGGCAGCTATCGCGGGTACGCCCATGTGACGCCGCGGTACTACGCGCCGCGCGGCTACGTCTCGCCCTACTGGCACGGGGGCTGGGCTGGTGGTTGGGGCGGGGTCGCGGTCGTGGCACCGCGCTACATCTACCCGAGCGTCATCAGCTACGGGGTGTGGCAGCCGTACGCGTATCGCCCGAGCCTCGGCCTCGGCATCTACTACGGGACGGGCGGCCTGTATCCCTTCGGCACCATCCCGCCCGCGTTCTACGACCCGACGCCGGGGATCGCCTACGGAGGCCTCCGGATCGTCGATGCGCCACGCGACGCCCAGGTGTTCGCCGACGGCTACTACGTGGGCATCGTCGACGACTTCGACGGCGCGTTCCAGCACCTGAACCTCGAGCCGGGGCCGCACCGCATCGAGATCCACCATCCCGGATTCGCCCCGGTCACCTTCGACGTCGACGTCCAGCCCGGTCGCACCATCACCTTGCGTGCCGACGTGTACTGACGTGCCTGCGGCCGGGCGTTCTTCGCCGAGCCCGGGCTTCGGCGGGCAGTGACCGCACCCCTCATGCCACCCACGGGCGCGACTCCGGTCCCGCCCGTCGTGTTTCCCCGCAGCGTTCCGGCGCATCACCCGAGCGTCACGCCGCCTTGGCCGCCTCGTCACCTTCGATGGGTATGCCTGCAATGAGGTGTATGCCT from Luteitalea sp. TBR-22 includes:
- a CDS encoding DUF1905 domain-containing protein translates to MPAPRRRSFTAPLQRIEGKGGWFYVTVPPGLMPTSAGAWGRVPVRARLDDLAWDTSVWRTRRGDGFLPIPRKIRGARVEGAALRVAFELLDDD
- a CDS encoding carboxypeptidase-like regulatory domain-containing protein — its product is MSRSLVTSALVIATLVASPALAQRQRHPGGGGGEGGWQRGGAPAQERGGRPAPPPQGGGNARGEAQGRGGRPGGYEPPRQYAAPPPEYRQPQQQSGYRGSGDTGRYAVPRDQASGNRYGAPGYPGGPRPVPPYQSPGYANRGYSGRYVDPGYNRGYYNPGRSYAVPRPAPRYYAYGSYRGYAHVTPRYYAPRGYVSPYWHGGWAGGWGGVAVVAPRYIYPSVISYGVWQPYAYRPSLGLGIYYGTGGLYPFGTIPPAFYDPTPGIAYGGLRIVDAPRDAQVFADGYYVGIVDDFDGAFQHLNLEPGPHRIEIHHPGFAPVTFDVDVQPGRTITLRADVY
- a CDS encoding MBL fold metallo-hydrolase, whose protein sequence is MPSRRTFLASGLAAGAGATAWANWSSSWSARFLRERWDEMGRAIPPAPHTPTPTGWAENAVTLAWLGHATVLINFYGLRILTDPVFFRRIGVSLGLGTLGPLRLVQCALPPAEVPDIDLLLVTHAHFDHLDRPSLAAVPGRPAVVMAHGTADLLPSRDTASVQELRWAETTRVRTPRGDAQVRAIEVRHWGARVQRDTWRGYTGFIVEREGHRLLIGGDTADTPVFRSHRAHGPFEAAVMPIGAYDPWIRHHCTPEQAIAMADAAGARRIVPVHHQSFRLSREPFLEPIERAEKMLSAEAGRLALRAIGETTVLA